The following coding sequences are from one Halorubrum sp. BOL3-1 window:
- the hmgB gene encoding hydroxymethylglutaryl-CoA synthase, whose protein sequence is MTEVGIDAVEIWTGKLKLDLPGTFAPEKGDDPEKYTKGLGLTNSSFPDVYEDIVTMGANAAKQLMDRKGLEPADIGRIDVATESAFDHSKPVSTYISGCLEQVYDGDFTHANKGERKFACLAGTQAIDDAYNWIQAGRNRDRPAIVITTDTALYARGDPGEATQGAGAVAMLIDEDPSVVELSTDQGYGSKDETDFLKPNQQFPSVDGKRSVQVYLSRMREALEDYESVTDDIELEDFTYAPFHTPFPGMVRKAALLAYRHVIRDTAHEDALADEIGRQPREAEYDDREAYEEAIRGYMDELKTTEQYQTWYDTAVEPTLELSREVGNWYTSSVHIARVSALRDALTRDREFVGNTLLVASYGSGAQAEIHAETIREGWRAEIEGLDIDAQLDARYDLTWDEYEDVHDVHEYDMDVEREIEEFTQPDGEFVFTGWGRMNERKYDYVA, encoded by the coding sequence ATGACCGAAGTCGGCATCGACGCCGTCGAGATCTGGACCGGGAAGCTCAAACTCGACCTGCCGGGGACGTTCGCGCCGGAGAAGGGCGACGATCCGGAGAAGTACACGAAGGGACTCGGGCTCACCAACTCCTCGTTCCCGGACGTGTACGAGGACATCGTCACGATGGGTGCCAACGCCGCGAAGCAACTGATGGACCGGAAGGGGCTCGAACCGGCGGACATCGGCCGGATCGACGTCGCCACCGAGTCGGCGTTCGACCACTCGAAGCCGGTGTCGACATACATCTCGGGCTGTCTCGAACAGGTGTACGACGGCGACTTCACCCACGCCAACAAGGGCGAGCGTAAGTTCGCCTGCTTGGCGGGGACGCAGGCGATAGACGACGCGTACAACTGGATCCAAGCCGGCCGGAACCGCGACCGCCCCGCGATCGTGATCACGACCGACACGGCGCTGTACGCCCGCGGCGACCCCGGCGAGGCGACGCAGGGCGCCGGCGCCGTCGCGATGCTGATCGACGAGGACCCGTCCGTCGTCGAGCTGTCGACCGATCAGGGATACGGGTCAAAAGACGAGACGGACTTCCTCAAGCCGAACCAGCAGTTCCCCAGCGTCGACGGGAAACGCTCCGTACAGGTGTACCTCTCTCGGATGCGCGAGGCCCTGGAAGACTACGAGTCGGTCACCGACGACATCGAACTGGAGGATTTCACGTACGCCCCGTTCCACACGCCGTTCCCCGGCATGGTCCGGAAAGCGGCGCTGCTCGCGTACCGCCACGTCATCCGCGACACCGCCCACGAGGACGCCCTGGCCGACGAGATCGGTCGCCAGCCCCGAGAAGCGGAGTACGACGACCGCGAGGCCTACGAGGAGGCGATCCGCGGGTACATGGACGAGCTGAAAACCACGGAGCAGTATCAGACGTGGTACGACACGGCCGTCGAGCCGACCTTAGAACTCTCTCGCGAGGTCGGCAACTGGTACACCAGTTCCGTCCACATCGCCCGCGTGAGCGCGCTGCGAGACGCCCTGACCCGGGACCGCGAGTTCGTCGGGAACACCCTGCTCGTCGCCTCCTACGGCTCCGGCGCGCAGGCCGAGATCCACGCCGAGACGATCCGCGAGGGGTGGCGCGCGGAGATCGAGGGGCTCGACATCGACGCCCAGCTCGACGCCCGCTACGACCTCACTTGGGACGAGTACGAGGACGTTCACGACGTCCATGAGTACGACATGGACGTCGAACGCGAGATCGAGGAGTTCACCCAGCCCGACGGGGAGTTCGTCTTCACCGGCTGGGGCCGGATGAACGAGCGGAAGTACGACTACGTCGCCTGA
- a CDS encoding 30S ribosomal protein S19e, with product MVTIYDVPADDLIEAVAARLEDRIDEPDWVEFTKSGAGKELPPEQDDFWYVRSASLLRKVAQNEPIGIERLATEYGSKKRGSNRYSVRPGEHEGGSRNLIRTALQALEDEGLVITAAGEGRRVSDEGEAFLSEVATEVFEDLDRPELERYA from the coding sequence ATGGTAACCATCTACGACGTGCCGGCCGACGACCTCATCGAGGCCGTCGCCGCGCGACTCGAAGACCGGATCGACGAGCCCGACTGGGTCGAGTTCACGAAGAGCGGCGCCGGCAAAGAGCTGCCCCCCGAGCAGGACGACTTCTGGTACGTCCGCTCTGCGAGTCTCCTCCGTAAGGTCGCCCAGAACGAGCCGATCGGCATCGAGCGGCTCGCGACCGAGTACGGGTCCAAGAAGCGCGGTTCGAACCGGTACTCGGTCCGTCCCGGCGAGCACGAGGGCGGCTCGCGTAACCTCATCCGCACGGCGCTTCAGGCGCTCGAAGACGAGGGACTCGTCATCACCGCCGCCGGCGAGGGTCGCCGCGTCTCCGACGAGGGCGAGGCGTTCCTCTCGGAGGTCGCGACCGAGGTCTTTGAGGACCTCGACCGCCCGGAACTCGAACGCTACGCGTAA
- the ppc gene encoding phosphoenolpyruvate carboxylase: MELHNRDVRTDVRELGALVGDVLAAQASTEAYETVEALRNTAIAYRRGDAPDRDALHEAVDGLSTTREEVVARAFTTYFELINLAEERERVRAVRNADDETALHDSFDATIAEFAEAGVDAAELEELLADVLIEPTFTAHPTEARRSTVKSKLRSIANHLEELDERNLTERERRAVWRDVTAEVTSLWGTRQVRQRAPEPEDEARNVQWYLENTLFDVVGDAYEEFEETISKEYDDVDCPKLFEFRSWAGSDRDGNPFVTPEVTDETLERQRAVAVEKYRDRCKQLSAVLSQGGDRYADSDELAESLAADAERFPTVVEEARERYPDEPYRQKLRLMRERLDRVNDVRPGEYPDGDAFLADLDIIADSLRADGQESVLESFIEPFRRQVDTFGLTLASLDLRDHRENHTEAVAEAVAVEGVDYRGMDESERQEFLTEAILQEDPVVDLDEPGDVSETTERVLRRFASFADWQDEYGQQAIDTYCISMTEEPSHVLEVLFLADQVSVVSLPDHCAVDVVPLLETESALNGADRILGTLFENDAYAAALEARGEVQEVMLGYSDSNKENGFLAANWDLYENQRRIARFCREEEVTLRLFHGRGGSISRGGGPMNEALLALPNETVTGQVKFTEQGEAIAEKYADPRIAERELEQMLDAQIRARKEANEEPVEDVPDRWAEAMETMAPAARETYRDLLNTDGFVSYFEQATPISVVEDLNLGSRPASRSGERSVEDLRAIPWVFSWTQTRLILPGWYAIASGIDAYLDEVGEEDGMETLREMFDEWPFFRTTLDNASLALARTEPEIATEYADLADEDLRERFFPELVSEYERGCELVLDISGRDQLLRREWLEESLGRRNPYVDPLNLLQVDLLGRTHRTEEEERTLRLTVNGIAAGMKNTG; encoded by the coding sequence TCTCGACGACCCGCGAGGAGGTCGTCGCCCGCGCGTTCACGACGTACTTCGAACTGATCAACCTCGCCGAGGAGCGCGAGCGGGTCCGCGCGGTCCGGAACGCCGACGACGAAACTGCCCTTCACGACTCCTTCGACGCGACGATCGCCGAGTTCGCCGAGGCGGGCGTCGACGCGGCGGAGCTGGAGGAGCTGCTCGCGGACGTGCTCATCGAGCCGACGTTCACCGCTCACCCCACGGAGGCCCGGCGATCCACGGTGAAATCCAAGCTCCGCTCTATCGCGAACCACTTAGAGGAGCTCGACGAGCGCAACCTCACCGAGCGCGAGCGGCGCGCCGTCTGGCGCGACGTCACCGCCGAGGTGACCAGCCTGTGGGGCACTCGACAGGTCCGCCAGCGGGCGCCCGAGCCGGAAGACGAGGCGCGAAACGTCCAGTGGTACCTCGAAAACACGCTGTTCGACGTCGTCGGCGACGCCTATGAGGAGTTCGAGGAGACCATTTCGAAAGAGTACGACGACGTCGACTGCCCGAAGCTCTTCGAGTTCCGATCGTGGGCCGGCTCCGACCGCGACGGGAACCCGTTCGTCACCCCTGAAGTGACCGACGAGACGCTCGAACGCCAGCGGGCGGTCGCCGTCGAGAAGTACCGCGACCGCTGTAAGCAGCTCTCGGCCGTACTGAGCCAAGGCGGCGACCGATACGCCGACAGCGACGAGTTGGCCGAGTCGCTCGCGGCCGACGCCGAGCGGTTCCCGACCGTCGTCGAGGAGGCCCGCGAGCGCTACCCCGACGAGCCGTACCGCCAGAAGCTCCGGCTGATGCGCGAGCGGCTCGACCGCGTGAACGACGTTCGGCCCGGCGAGTACCCGGACGGCGACGCCTTCCTCGCGGACCTCGACATCATCGCCGATTCGCTGCGCGCCGACGGGCAGGAGTCGGTCCTCGAATCGTTCATCGAGCCGTTCCGCCGCCAGGTCGACACGTTCGGTCTCACGCTGGCGTCGCTCGACCTGCGGGACCACCGAGAGAACCACACCGAGGCCGTCGCCGAGGCCGTCGCCGTCGAGGGCGTCGACTACCGCGGGATGGACGAGTCCGAGCGGCAGGAGTTCCTCACCGAGGCGATCCTCCAAGAGGACCCGGTCGTCGACCTCGACGAACCGGGCGACGTCTCGGAGACGACCGAGCGCGTCCTCCGGCGGTTCGCGTCGTTCGCGGACTGGCAGGACGAGTACGGCCAGCAGGCGATAGACACCTACTGTATCTCGATGACCGAGGAGCCGAGTCACGTCCTGGAAGTGCTCTTCTTGGCCGACCAGGTCAGCGTCGTCTCCCTGCCCGACCACTGCGCGGTCGACGTCGTTCCCCTGCTCGAAACCGAGTCGGCGCTCAACGGCGCCGATCGCATCCTCGGAACGCTCTTCGAGAACGACGCGTACGCGGCCGCGCTCGAAGCCCGCGGCGAGGTCCAGGAAGTGATGCTCGGCTACTCCGACTCCAACAAGGAGAACGGCTTCCTAGCGGCGAACTGGGACCTCTACGAGAACCAGCGCCGGATCGCCCGATTCTGCCGCGAGGAGGAGGTCACGCTCCGGCTGTTCCACGGCCGCGGCGGCTCCATCTCGCGGGGCGGCGGCCCGATGAACGAGGCGCTGCTCGCGCTCCCCAACGAGACCGTCACCGGCCAGGTGAAGTTCACCGAGCAGGGCGAGGCGATCGCGGAGAAGTACGCCGACCCGCGGATCGCCGAGCGCGAGCTCGAACAGATGCTCGACGCGCAGATCCGCGCTCGGAAGGAGGCCAACGAGGAGCCGGTCGAGGACGTGCCCGACCGGTGGGCGGAGGCGATGGAGACCATGGCGCCCGCCGCCCGCGAGACGTACCGTGACCTGTTGAACACGGACGGGTTCGTCTCCTACTTCGAGCAGGCGACGCCGATCAGCGTCGTCGAGGACCTCAACCTCGGCTCCCGGCCCGCCTCCCGTTCCGGCGAGCGCAGCGTCGAGGACCTGCGGGCGATCCCGTGGGTGTTCTCGTGGACCCAGACCCGGCTCATCCTCCCCGGCTGGTACGCGATCGCCTCCGGGATCGACGCCTACCTCGACGAGGTCGGGGAGGAGGATGGAATGGAGACGCTCCGCGAGATGTTCGACGAGTGGCCGTTCTTCCGGACGACGCTCGACAACGCCTCGCTCGCGCTCGCGCGCACCGAACCCGAGATCGCCACCGAGTACGCCGACCTGGCCGACGAAGACCTCCGCGAGCGCTTCTTCCCGGAGCTCGTCTCCGAGTACGAGCGCGGCTGCGAACTCGTCTTGGACATCAGCGGTCGCGATCAGCTCCTCCGCCGCGAGTGGCTCGAAGAGAGCCTCGGTCGCCGGAACCCCTACGTCGACCCGCTGAACCTACTCCAAGTGGACCTCCTCGGACGCACTCACCGCACCGAGGAGGAGGAGCGCACCCTCCGGCTGACCGTCAACGGCATCGCCGCCGGGATGAAGAACACGGGATAG